From Meiothermus sp. QL-1, the proteins below share one genomic window:
- a CDS encoding AMP-binding protein, translated as MSKTRKLTTVQAALRVLAYLAEHPEGVEAARLAAFLGKSLSTAYALLASLVAEGFAEREGSLYRLSRTALARTPPPLVEPERLSDALEELYLCTRERTYLALLDREGRLRLATRGRQGLPKLGVEEVVGEGFHALALGKAVLAFLPPEAQAPHLQNLRAYTHLTLTDPLTLEEELARVRRMGFAVDLEEHALGLSSLAAPIFDPQGQVVGALGVVVPSRRFPYAFTRLARAVQEVARAASSHPLPEPIREEPEVAPPEPAPALPLLAAKEETVPPPEKLRRQANLQDYRAEYGRSLEDPEGFWASWAGRFFWFTPWKEVCRLEFPHHRWFVGGETNLAYNALDRHAQGPRRNHLALIALAGDGAVHKLTYRELRDLSARLAGGLRALGIGKGDRVAVYLPSGLEMALTFLACARIGAVHVAVPAGLGAQALRERLLDTGARLLVAADRMYHGGRVLPFAALVEEAVEGLDLEVLWFSRGSERRPLEFWELLEAHRPTTPALPVDSEHPLFILYTSGSTGKPKGVVHVHGGYMVGITYHLRTLFDLKEGDVMWATADLSWIVGHSYGLYAPLLEGLTTVIRAERLDYPDPGSFYETIEACGVNVLLTSPTWLRAFRRHGEEWAREADLSELRLVGSVGEYLAPEVWHWARAHLAHVVDNWWQTETGAPCLATPPCMPAKPGKAGLPLPGVRMRVVDAQGRELPPGQKGHLVICQPFPHMMRTFWNNDERYVEAWSRIPGCYATGDMAVQDAEGYIALLGRSDDVIKAGELRIGTAEIEGAMLSHPAVAEAAAVGVPDPERGEVIKVYVVLKTREASLEVRAILADKLQAHLRRQLGNLGLPTVVEIIERLPRTKSGKIMRRLLKAQELGLDPGDLSTLES; from the coding sequence ATGTCCAAGACCCGCAAGCTCACCACCGTACAAGCGGCCCTTCGGGTGCTGGCCTACCTGGCCGAGCACCCCGAGGGGGTAGAAGCGGCGCGGCTGGCAGCTTTTTTGGGCAAGAGCCTTTCCACCGCCTACGCCCTTCTGGCCAGCCTGGTGGCTGAGGGGTTTGCTGAACGCGAGGGAAGCCTCTACCGGCTGTCCCGGACAGCCCTGGCCCGAACCCCACCCCCTTTGGTGGAGCCCGAGCGGCTTTCAGATGCGCTGGAGGAGCTCTATTTGTGCACGCGTGAGCGCACCTACCTAGCCCTTCTGGACCGCGAGGGGCGGCTGCGCCTGGCTACCCGGGGCCGCCAGGGTCTGCCCAAGCTGGGGGTGGAGGAGGTGGTGGGGGAGGGGTTTCACGCGCTTGCCCTGGGCAAGGCGGTGCTGGCCTTTTTGCCCCCCGAGGCCCAGGCCCCCCACCTGCAGAACCTCCGCGCCTACACCCACCTCACCCTCACCGACCCCCTGACCCTGGAGGAGGAGCTCGCCAGGGTGCGGCGGATGGGCTTTGCGGTGGACCTCGAGGAGCACGCTCTGGGCCTTTCGAGCCTGGCCGCCCCCATCTTCGACCCCCAGGGGCAGGTGGTGGGGGCTTTGGGGGTGGTGGTGCCCTCCCGGCGTTTTCCCTACGCTTTTACCCGGCTGGCCCGGGCGGTGCAGGAGGTGGCCCGGGCGGCCTCGAGCCACCCTCTCCCCGAGCCCATCCGGGAGGAGCCGGAGGTAGCCCCCCCAGAGCCGGCTCCGGCCCTCCCCCTTCTCGCCGCCAAGGAGGAGACCGTGCCACCTCCAGAGAAGCTCAGGCGCCAGGCCAATTTGCAGGACTACCGGGCCGAGTACGGGCGGAGCCTGGAGGACCCCGAGGGCTTCTGGGCCTCGTGGGCCGGCCGGTTTTTCTGGTTCACCCCTTGGAAGGAGGTTTGCCGGCTCGAGTTTCCCCACCACCGCTGGTTTGTGGGCGGCGAGACCAACCTGGCCTACAACGCCCTGGACCGCCACGCCCAGGGGCCCAGGCGCAACCACCTGGCTCTCATCGCCCTTGCGGGCGACGGCGCCGTGCACAAGCTCACCTACCGCGAGCTGCGCGACCTGAGCGCCCGGCTGGCAGGGGGGCTGCGGGCTTTGGGAATCGGGAAAGGCGACCGGGTGGCGGTCTATCTGCCGAGCGGGCTGGAGATGGCCCTGACCTTTTTAGCCTGCGCCCGCATCGGGGCGGTGCACGTGGCCGTTCCCGCCGGCCTGGGGGCCCAGGCCCTGCGCGAGCGCCTTCTGGATACCGGGGCCCGGCTTCTGGTGGCTGCCGACCGTATGTACCATGGGGGGCGCGTTCTACCCTTCGCAGCCCTGGTGGAGGAGGCGGTGGAGGGGCTGGACCTCGAGGTGCTCTGGTTTAGCCGGGGCAGCGAGCGGCGCCCTTTGGAGTTCTGGGAGCTTCTGGAGGCCCACCGCCCCACCACCCCGGCCCTCCCCGTGGACAGCGAGCACCCCCTGTTCATCCTCTACACCTCGGGCTCCACGGGCAAGCCCAAGGGGGTGGTGCACGTGCACGGGGGGTACATGGTGGGCATCACCTACCATCTGCGCACCCTCTTCGACCTCAAGGAGGGCGATGTAATGTGGGCCACCGCCGACCTCTCCTGGATTGTGGGCCACAGCTACGGCCTCTACGCCCCCCTGCTGGAGGGCCTGACCACGGTGATCCGGGCCGAGCGGCTTGACTACCCCGATCCGGGGAGCTTCTACGAGACCATAGAGGCCTGCGGGGTGAACGTCCTCCTCACCAGCCCCACCTGGTTGCGCGCCTTTCGCCGCCACGGGGAGGAGTGGGCCCGGGAGGCCGATTTGAGCGAGCTCCGGCTCGTGGGCAGCGTGGGAGAATACCTGGCCCCCGAGGTCTGGCACTGGGCCCGCGCCCACCTGGCCCATGTGGTGGACAACTGGTGGCAGACCGAGACCGGGGCCCCCTGCCTGGCCACCCCTCCTTGCATGCCGGCCAAGCCGGGCAAGGCCGGCCTGCCCCTGCCCGGGGTGAGGATGCGGGTGGTGGACGCCCAGGGCCGGGAGCTGCCCCCTGGGCAGAAGGGGCACCTGGTGATCTGCCAGCCCTTCCCCCACATGATGCGCACCTTCTGGAACAACGACGAGCGGTATGTGGAGGCCTGGAGCCGAATCCCCGGCTGCTACGCCACCGGCGATATGGCGGTGCAGGACGCCGAGGGCTACATTGCTCTTCTGGGCCGCTCCGATGATGTGATCAAGGCCGGCGAGCTGCGCATCGGCACCGCCGAGATCGAAGGGGCCATGCTCTCCCACCCCGCGGTGGCCGAGGCCGCGGCGGTTGGGGTGCCCGACCCAGAGCGGGGTGAGGTCATCAAGGTGTACGTGGTGCTCAAGACCCGGGAGGCCAGCCTCGAGGTGCGCGCCATTCTGGCCGACAAGCTCCAGGCCCACCTGCGGCGCCAGCTAGGCAACCTGGGCCTGCCCACCGTGGTGGAGATCATCGAGCGGCTGCCGCGCACCAAGAGCGGCAAGATCATGCGCCGTCTGCTAAAGGCCCAGGAGCTGGGCCTTGACCCAGGCGACCTCTCCACCCTGGAGTCCTGA
- a CDS encoding acetate--CoA ligase produces the protein MQIEQLLKHSTGYQAPEALRQQANLSDFHAEYARSLQDPEGFWGEEGRRFYWFEPFGQVLEWRFPDHRWFLGGKTNITYNALDRHAQGPRRNHLALLYLREDGLEQKLTYGELLERVSRFATALRALGVGPGDRVVVYMPLTPEGIIAMLACARIGAIHSVVYAGLGVQALRERILDAGAKLVIAGDVGYRRGREVDLASVVLEATQGLELPIVWFSRKEAPRGPLYSDFNTLLWAHRPETPALPVDSEHPLFILYTSGSTGKPKGVLHVHGGYMVGVAYHLRTLFDVKESDVFWATSDIGWIVGHSYIVYAPLLLGITSVLREGAPDHPDPGALWQAVERYRVNVMFTAPTAVRMFMKFGPEWPARADLSSLRLLAVAGEPLNPEAWRWAHAHLMGEGRRGFVVDNWWQTELGGPTLGSPLALEARPGFAGVPLPGVEAAVVDAQGQELPPGQGGLLVLRRPFPHMMRTIWGNHDRYTQYWTEVPGQVYVAGDVAVRDRDGYFAVLGRADDVLNVAGHRIGTADVESALVSHPAVAEAAAVGLPDALKGERIKAFVVLRTGFAQSPSLAEEIVQHVRRELGPIAAPAELAFLDKLPKTRSGKILRRLLKARELGRDPGDLSTLEE, from the coding sequence ATGCAAATAGAGCAGCTCCTCAAGCACTCAACCGGCTACCAGGCCCCCGAGGCCTTGCGGCAGCAGGCCAACCTCTCCGATTTCCACGCCGAGTACGCCCGCAGTCTGCAGGACCCGGAGGGGTTTTGGGGGGAGGAGGGGCGGCGGTTTTACTGGTTTGAACCCTTCGGGCAGGTGCTGGAGTGGAGATTCCCCGACCACCGCTGGTTCTTGGGGGGCAAGACCAACATCACCTACAACGCCCTGGACCGCCATGCCCAGGGGCCCAGGCGCAACCACCTGGCCCTCCTGTACCTGCGGGAGGACGGCCTCGAGCAAAAGCTCACCTACGGCGAGCTCCTGGAGCGGGTCTCCCGCTTCGCTACCGCCCTCAGGGCCCTGGGGGTGGGGCCGGGCGACCGGGTGGTGGTCTACATGCCCCTCACCCCGGAGGGAATCATCGCCATGCTGGCCTGCGCCCGGATCGGGGCCATCCACTCGGTGGTCTACGCGGGGCTGGGGGTCCAGGCCCTGCGCGAGCGCATCCTGGACGCGGGGGCCAAGCTGGTCATCGCCGGGGACGTGGGCTACCGGCGGGGGCGGGAGGTGGACCTGGCCTCCGTTGTGCTGGAGGCCACCCAGGGCCTGGAACTGCCCATCGTCTGGTTCAGCCGCAAGGAAGCCCCTCGGGGCCCCCTTTACAGCGACTTCAACACCCTGCTCTGGGCCCACAGACCCGAGACGCCAGCCCTGCCTGTAGACAGCGAGCATCCCCTGTTCATCCTCTACACCTCGGGCTCCACGGGCAAGCCCAAGGGGGTGTTGCACGTGCACGGGGGGTACATGGTGGGCGTGGCCTACCACCTGCGCACCCTTTTCGATGTGAAGGAGAGCGATGTCTTCTGGGCTACCTCGGACATCGGCTGGATTGTGGGGCATAGCTACATCGTGTACGCTCCTCTGCTCCTGGGCATAACCAGCGTGCTGCGGGAAGGGGCCCCCGACCACCCCGATCCGGGTGCGCTCTGGCAGGCGGTGGAGCGCTACCGGGTCAACGTGATGTTCACCGCTCCCACCGCGGTGCGGATGTTCATGAAGTTCGGTCCCGAGTGGCCCGCCCGCGCAGACCTGTCCTCGCTGCGCCTCCTGGCCGTGGCGGGGGAGCCTTTGAACCCCGAGGCCTGGCGCTGGGCCCACGCCCATCTGATGGGGGAGGGCCGGCGGGGGTTCGTGGTGGACAACTGGTGGCAGACCGAGCTGGGGGGGCCCACCCTGGGCAGCCCCCTTGCCCTCGAGGCCCGACCCGGCTTCGCGGGGGTGCCGCTCCCCGGGGTGGAAGCGGCGGTGGTGGACGCCCAGGGCCAGGAGCTGCCCCCGGGCCAGGGCGGCCTGCTGGTGCTGAGGCGGCCCTTTCCCCACATGATGCGCACCATCTGGGGCAACCACGACCGCTACACCCAGTACTGGACGGAGGTCCCCGGCCAGGTGTATGTGGCGGGCGATGTGGCCGTCAGGGACCGGGACGGCTACTTTGCCGTGCTGGGCCGGGCCGATGATGTGCTCAACGTGGCCGGGCACCGCATCGGCACCGCCGATGTGGAAAGCGCCCTGGTCTCGCACCCCGCGGTGGCCGAGGCCGCGGCCGTTGGCCTGCCCGATGCCCTAAAAGGCGAGCGCATCAAGGCCTTTGTGGTCCTCCGGACGGGCTTTGCTCAAAGCCCCTCCCTGGCGGAGGAGATTGTGCAGCACGTGCGCCGGGAGCTGGGGCCGATTGCCGCACCGGCGGAGCTGGCTTTCCTGGACAAGCTGCCCAAGACCCGCAGCGGCAAGATTCTCCGCCGCCTTCTAAAGGCCAGGGAACTGGGGCGGGACCCAGGGGACCTGAGCACGCTGGAGGAGTAG
- a CDS encoding alpha/beta hydrolase, which produces MENPSWLELQYSPRLTVPDAAGYFRRWAEEAKAARAALPHHPSLAYGPGPKETLDLFPAPQSRYLLVFIHGGYWRAFDKDDFSWLAPPLVEAGVSLAVLNYDLCPAVSIGQIVEECRRAVAWLYRAAPRYGLSGLPILLSGHSAGGHLTAELFATPWAEYGVPEAAFAGGIAISGLFDLEPLLQVSFNTDLRLTRESARALSPIHKRPTLRVPLVLGVGELESSEFQRQSRLLQQAWPEVCPGVWRVPNAHHFNVLEALADPRSELWRPF; this is translated from the coding sequence ATGGAGAACCCTTCCTGGCTCGAGCTGCAGTACAGCCCCCGTCTCACCGTGCCGGATGCGGCCGGCTACTTCCGGCGCTGGGCCGAGGAGGCCAAGGCCGCCCGCGCGGCCCTGCCCCACCATCCCAGCCTGGCCTACGGACCGGGCCCGAAGGAGACCCTCGACCTCTTCCCCGCCCCCCAAAGCCGCTATCTTTTGGTCTTCATCCACGGCGGCTACTGGCGGGCCTTCGACAAGGACGACTTCTCCTGGCTGGCCCCGCCCCTGGTGGAGGCCGGGGTCAGCCTGGCGGTGCTGAACTACGACCTCTGCCCCGCGGTCAGCATCGGCCAGATCGTCGAGGAGTGCCGCCGGGCGGTGGCCTGGCTCTACCGCGCGGCCCCGCGCTACGGCCTGAGCGGCCTGCCCATACTCCTGAGCGGCCACTCCGCAGGGGGCCACCTCACCGCCGAGCTCTTCGCCACCCCCTGGGCCGAGTACGGCGTGCCCGAGGCGGCCTTCGCGGGGGGTATAGCCATCAGCGGCCTTTTTGACCTGGAACCCCTTCTGCAGGTCTCCTTCAACACCGACCTGCGCCTCACGCGCGAGAGCGCCCGGGCCCTCAGCCCCATCCACAAGCGGCCTACCCTGAGGGTTCCTTTGGTGCTGGGGGTGGGGGAGCTCGAGTCCAGCGAGTTCCAGCGGCAAAGCCGGCTCCTGCAGCAGGCCTGGCCGGAGGTCTGCCCCGGGGTCTGGCGGGTGCCCAACGCCCACCACTTCAACGTGCTGGAGGCCCTGGCTGACCCCAGAAGCGAACTCTGGCGGCCCTTCTAG
- a CDS encoding ABC transporter ATP-binding protein — translation MGALLELEGLEAFYGPSQVLFGVSLRLEEGQVATLLGRNGMGKTTTVRSILGLVPAWRGSIRFAGQSLRGLAPEQIARLGVALVPEGRQVFPNLTVEENLIAFAANRSKSPAPWNLERIYELFPRLKERRNNLGHQLSGGEQQMLAIGRALMTNPRLLILDEATEGLAPLLREEIWRVLELLRQNGQTILVIDKYLERLLALADWHTILERGRVVWQGGSAALRAQPELWRRYLSVEVTPR, via the coding sequence ATGGGCGCGCTTTTGGAGCTTGAAGGCCTGGAGGCCTTCTACGGCCCAAGCCAGGTGCTCTTCGGGGTAAGCCTGCGCCTGGAGGAGGGCCAGGTGGCCACCCTTTTGGGCCGCAACGGCATGGGCAAAACCACCACGGTGCGCTCGATCCTGGGCCTGGTCCCGGCCTGGCGGGGCAGCATCCGCTTCGCTGGCCAGAGCCTCAGAGGCCTGGCCCCGGAGCAGATCGCCCGCCTGGGCGTGGCCCTGGTGCCCGAAGGGCGGCAGGTCTTCCCCAACCTCACGGTGGAGGAAAATCTCATCGCCTTCGCCGCCAACCGCAGCAAAAGCCCGGCCCCCTGGAACCTCGAGCGCATCTACGAGCTTTTCCCCAGGCTAAAAGAGCGGCGCAACAACCTGGGCCACCAGCTCTCAGGGGGCGAGCAGCAGATGCTGGCGATTGGGCGGGCCCTCATGACCAACCCCAGGCTCCTGATTCTGGACGAGGCCACCGAGGGCCTGGCCCCTTTGCTGCGCGAGGAAATCTGGCGGGTGCTGGAACTGCTCAGGCAGAACGGCCAGACCATCCTGGTGATCGACAAGTATCTGGAGCGCCTCCTGGCCCTGGCCGACTGGCACACCATCCTGGAGCGGGGCCGGGTGGTCTGGCAGGGAGGCTCAGCGGCCCTGAGGGCCCAGCCCGAACTCTGGCGGCGCTACCTGAGCGTGGAGGTGACCCCGAGGTGA
- a CDS encoding ABC transporter ATP-binding protein, which yields MRLLEVEGLTKRFGGLLAVNGCSLWVEAGEVHALIGPNGAGKTTLINLISGTLRPSQGRIFFEGQEITRTPAHERVHRGLARTFQITNLFRNYTVRTNLELAVQARSGSSFRFFQPVSRERALTEEALEVARRVGLEKRFEEVVGKLSHGEQRALEVAMALASRPKLLLLDEPTAGMGFEESERMVELIASLAREFTILLVEHDMQAVFRLAKRISVLVYGQVIATGTPEEIRANPEVHRAYLGDEVEGYGRAFGA from the coding sequence GTGAGACTGCTGGAGGTAGAGGGCCTGACCAAGCGCTTTGGCGGGCTTTTGGCGGTGAACGGGTGCAGCCTCTGGGTTGAGGCGGGCGAGGTACACGCCCTGATCGGCCCCAACGGGGCGGGCAAGACCACGCTGATCAACCTGATCAGCGGCACCCTCAGGCCCAGCCAGGGGCGGATTTTCTTCGAAGGGCAGGAGATCACCCGCACCCCCGCCCACGAGCGGGTCCACCGGGGGCTGGCCCGCACCTTCCAGATCACCAACCTGTTTCGGAACTACACGGTGCGGACCAACCTCGAGCTGGCCGTGCAGGCCCGCTCAGGGAGCAGCTTCCGCTTCTTCCAACCGGTAAGCCGGGAGCGGGCCCTCACCGAGGAGGCCCTGGAGGTAGCCCGGCGGGTGGGCCTGGAGAAGCGGTTTGAGGAGGTGGTGGGAAAACTCTCCCATGGGGAGCAGCGGGCGCTCGAGGTGGCCATGGCCCTGGCCAGCCGGCCCAAGCTCCTCCTACTGGACGAGCCCACCGCGGGCATGGGCTTCGAGGAGTCGGAGAGGATGGTGGAGCTCATCGCAAGCTTGGCGCGGGAGTTCACCATTCTGCTGGTGGAGCACGACATGCAGGCGGTCTTTCGGCTGGCAAAGCGCATCTCGGTGCTGGTCTATGGCCAGGTAATCGCCACCGGCACCCCGGAGGAGATCCGGGCCAACCCCGAGGTGCACAGGGCCTACCTGGGCGACGAGGTGGAGGGGTATGGGCGCGCTTTTGGAGCTTGA
- a CDS encoding branched-chain amino acid ABC transporter permease, translating into MGGVIVLLLLLAFPPIASAAGLEFYQGLLTKIMIFALAASSLNLILGYGGMVSFGHAAYFGLGAYTAAILVREGVTSGWLIWALAVGLSALLAFFIGAISLRTRGVYFIMITLAFAQMIYYLVVSFKQYGGEDGLRARRPEFGLFELTDTALYYLTLGVLAGALYLLHRLVHSRFGRVLQAIRENESRALALGYPVYRFQLTAFVLAGAMAGLAGVLMAHHTQYASPHLLSWQQSGHLMMMVILGGVGQFWGGALGAAVLLLVEEVLQDLTIHWQLGVGLILLLIVFFAPKGLAGLWRRER; encoded by the coding sequence GTGGGAGGGGTAATCGTCCTTCTTCTGCTGCTGGCCTTCCCGCCCATCGCCAGCGCGGCAGGCCTCGAGTTCTACCAGGGCCTGCTGACCAAGATTATGATATTCGCCCTGGCCGCGAGCAGCCTGAACCTGATCCTGGGCTACGGGGGAATGGTGAGCTTCGGCCACGCGGCCTATTTTGGTCTGGGGGCCTACACCGCGGCCATCTTGGTGCGCGAGGGCGTGACCTCGGGCTGGCTTATCTGGGCCCTGGCCGTGGGCCTCAGCGCGCTGCTGGCCTTTTTTATCGGGGCCATCAGCCTCAGGACGCGGGGGGTCTACTTCATCATGATCACCCTGGCCTTCGCCCAGATGATCTACTACCTGGTGGTCTCCTTCAAGCAGTACGGGGGGGAGGACGGCCTCAGGGCGCGGCGGCCCGAGTTTGGCCTGTTTGAGCTCACCGACACCGCGCTGTACTACCTGACCCTGGGGGTGCTGGCAGGAGCGCTGTACCTGCTTCACCGGCTGGTGCACTCGCGCTTCGGGCGGGTGCTCCAGGCCATCCGGGAAAACGAGTCGCGCGCGCTGGCGCTGGGCTACCCGGTGTACCGGTTCCAGCTCACCGCCTTCGTGCTGGCCGGGGCGATGGCCGGCCTGGCCGGGGTGCTGATGGCCCACCACACCCAGTACGCCTCGCCCCACCTCCTGTCCTGGCAGCAGTCGGGCCACCTGATGATGATGGTCATCCTGGGCGGGGTGGGGCAGTTCTGGGGCGGGGCGCTGGGGGCGGCGGTGCTCCTTCTGGTGGAGGAGGTCCTGCAGGACCTGACCATCCACTGGCAGCTTGGGGTAGGGCTGATCCTCCTTCTTATCGTGTTCTTCGCCCCCAAAGGGCTGGCCGGGCTATGGCGGAGGGAAAGGTGA
- a CDS encoding branched-chain amino acid ABC transporter permease, with protein MPPSLFAEQLLNGLQFGLMLFLLAAGLTLVFGIMDMINLAHGSLYMIGAYLTATFVGLLGNFWLAVLLAVLGTALVGMLLELTVLRQLYRRDHLSQVLATFALILIINEGVRMIWGSQPLLLSAPEGLSGPVELLPGFSYSAYRLTLIGVGLLVALLLFWLVNRTRVGMWLRAGASNREMAQVMGVPIRPLFTLLFGVGAGLCAIAGAFLGPILAVQIGMGESILILAFVVIVIGGIGSIKGALVGSLLVGMVDTAGRAFLPLLLSQVAPPEVASNLGPALASILIYLLMAAVLFFRPQGLFPVRT; from the coding sequence ATGCCGCCCTCGCTTTTCGCCGAGCAGCTTCTAAACGGCCTCCAGTTTGGCCTGATGCTTTTCCTGCTGGCCGCAGGGCTTACGCTGGTCTTCGGCATCATGGACATGATCAATCTGGCCCACGGCTCGCTGTACATGATCGGGGCCTACCTGACCGCTACCTTTGTGGGTCTGCTGGGCAACTTCTGGCTGGCCGTGCTGCTGGCGGTGCTGGGCACCGCCCTCGTAGGGATGCTCCTCGAGCTCACCGTCCTCCGCCAGCTATACCGGCGCGACCACCTCTCGCAGGTGCTGGCCACCTTCGCCCTCATCCTCATCATCAACGAAGGGGTGCGGATGATATGGGGCTCCCAGCCCCTGCTGCTCTCAGCGCCCGAGGGGCTCTCGGGCCCCGTCGAGCTCCTACCGGGCTTCAGCTACTCGGCCTACCGCCTTACCCTGATCGGGGTGGGGCTCCTGGTGGCCCTCCTGCTTTTCTGGCTGGTTAACCGCACGCGGGTGGGGATGTGGCTGCGGGCCGGGGCCTCGAACCGCGAGATGGCCCAGGTCATGGGGGTGCCCATACGGCCCCTCTTCACCCTGCTGTTCGGGGTGGGAGCGGGGCTCTGCGCCATTGCGGGGGCCTTCTTGGGGCCCATTCTGGCGGTGCAGATTGGGATGGGCGAGAGCATTTTGATCCTGGCCTTCGTGGTGATTGTGATTGGGGGAATCGGCTCAATCAAGGGGGCCCTGGTGGGATCGCTGCTGGTGGGGATGGTGGACACCGCCGGGCGGGCCTTCCTGCCCCTTCTGCTCTCGCAGGTGGCCCCGCCCGAGGTGGCCTCCAACCTGGGGCCGGCCCTGGCCTCCATTCTCATTTACCTGCTCATGGCGGCGGTGCTCTTCTTCCGGCCGCAAGGGCTCTTTCCGGTGCGGACCTAG
- a CDS encoding ABC transporter substrate-binding protein, whose translation MKKLPWLLALLLIGGSLGLAQPRTVRIGFVSTLSGGGAALGIDVRDGFNLALRLQNNQLGGLPAEVLIADDQQNPDVARQAVDRMLKRDRVDFLTGIIFSNVLLAVGEAIFEEKVFYISPNAGPSEYAGEQCNPYFVNVAWQNDNLHEAMGQYVQTRRFENVFLLAPNYPAGRDALTGFKRFFKGRVVAEVYHRLGQLDFSAEIAQIRAARPKAVYAFEPGAMGVNFIKQYAEAGLMREIPLFLPGFSADADVIRAVGRPMVGIYNSSQWALELNNPVNQRFVEEFRRAYGRTPTLYAAQGYDAALLLDAAIRAVGGDLSKKDELRRAMLAGFNSTRGFVRFSPNGYPIQNYYLRQVVQQPNGEIVNRLVGTIFTNHRDAYVEKCRLR comes from the coding sequence ATGAAAAAACTACCCTGGCTTCTAGCCCTTTTGCTCATCGGCGGCTCGCTGGGCCTGGCCCAGCCCCGCACCGTCAGGATTGGCTTCGTCAGCACCCTCTCCGGGGGCGGGGCTGCCTTGGGAATCGACGTGCGAGACGGCTTCAACCTGGCCCTAAGGCTCCAGAACAACCAGCTTGGGGGGCTGCCGGCGGAGGTCCTCATAGCCGACGACCAGCAAAACCCCGACGTGGCCCGCCAGGCGGTGGACCGGATGCTCAAGCGCGACCGGGTGGACTTCCTCACCGGCATCATCTTCTCCAACGTCCTTTTGGCGGTGGGTGAGGCCATCTTCGAGGAGAAGGTCTTCTACATAAGCCCCAACGCCGGCCCTTCGGAGTACGCGGGGGAGCAGTGCAACCCCTACTTTGTGAACGTGGCGTGGCAGAACGACAACCTGCACGAGGCCATGGGCCAGTACGTCCAGACCCGCCGCTTCGAGAACGTCTTCCTGCTTGCCCCCAACTACCCCGCCGGACGGGACGCCCTCACCGGCTTCAAGCGCTTCTTCAAGGGCCGGGTGGTGGCCGAGGTCTACCACCGCCTGGGCCAGCTCGACTTCTCGGCCGAGATTGCCCAGATTCGCGCCGCAAGGCCCAAGGCGGTCTACGCCTTTGAGCCGGGGGCCATGGGGGTCAACTTCATCAAGCAGTACGCCGAGGCCGGGCTCATGCGCGAGATCCCCCTCTTCCTGCCGGGGTTCTCCGCCGATGCGGACGTAATTCGGGCGGTGGGCAGGCCCATGGTGGGCATCTACAACAGCTCGCAGTGGGCCCTGGAGCTCAACAACCCGGTAAACCAGCGCTTCGTGGAGGAGTTCCGCAGGGCCTATGGCCGCACCCCCACCCTCTATGCCGCCCAGGGCTACGACGCCGCGCTTTTGCTGGACGCGGCCATCCGGGCCGTGGGGGGAGACCTGAGCAAGAAGGACGAGCTGCGCCGGGCCATGCTGGCAGGGTTCAACAGCACCCGGGGGTTCGTTCGCTTTAGCCCCAACGGCTACCCCATCCAGAACTACTACCTGCGCCAGGTTGTGCAGCAGCCCAACGGGGAGATCGTGAACCGGTTGGTGGGCACCATCTTCACCAACCACCGCGACGCTTACGTGGAGAAGTGTAGGCTGAGGTAA